In Rhodothermales bacterium, the genomic window GCTCGTGCCCGCCGTCCGGTTGGAGATGACGGGCACGATGACGCCCACGCCCGACGCCGCCCGCGTTGCACTCCGCGCTGTCGAAGTGCTCGCGCCGCGTCGCGGGTTTGTGTGGACGGCCGAGGCACGGATGGTCCGCGTGCCGGTCCGCGTTCGCGATCACTATTTCGAGGGCGAAGGCGGCGTTCACGTCGCGCTCCTCGGCCTCGTCCCGCTGCCGTTCTCCGGCGCGCCCGAGGACCTCGCGCGGTCGGCGCGCGGGCGGCTCGTCGGCGAAGCCGTGTGGTGCCCGACGGCGCTCGTCGGGCCGGGCGTGCTGTGGGAGGCCGTCGATGCGGACCGCGCCCGATTCACGCTCGCGGTGGACGGCGTGCCCATCTGTGTGACGATTCGCGTCGGGCCGGACGGCGCGCTCCGCGAAGTCACGCTGGACCGGTGGGGCGATGTCGGCGTCGCGGGCTTCCGTCCGATCCCGTACGGCTTTGCCGTGGAGGCCGAGGCGACGTTCGGTGGCGTCACGATCCCGACCCGCATCCGGGGCGGGTGGTGGTTCGGCACCGACCGGTTCGACCCCGCCACGGCCGCGACGTTCACGGTGGCAAGCGCTCGGTTCGGTGCTCCCTGAAGCGAAGCCTGTAGGGGAAGGCCTGAGCGTGGGGCGAACCGTGAGCGCGCGCCTTACGCCCCGTGCCAGCGAAGGCTGAGGGATCACTCCATCCGCCCCTCGCACCGGAGGCGCGTGCGCGGTCGTACGCTCAGGTGGTGCGTGAGCCTCAGCCGGCCCGCACCGGATTCCGTCCACCAACGCATTCTGGAGGCACCGCCATGCGACACGCACTGGCATTCACACTCGCACTCCTCGTCCTCTCGTCCTCGGCGTTCGCCCAAGACCGCGTGCTGACGCACGACCGCTTCAGCGTCGAGATCGGCGGCGACGCCGCGTTCGCCACGCAAGACCTCGGCGCGGCCGACCTCGGCACCGGCTTCGGGTTCGACGTGGCGGTGGCGTACCGCTTCATGCCGCACCTCTCGGCCTACGGCGGCTGGGGCTGGCACCACTTCGGCGCCGATGGTCTTTTCACGGGGATGGACATGGACGCGGAGGAGACCGGCTACACGTTCGGCCTCCTCTTCGCGCACCCGCTGGGCTCGTCGCCCCTCGGCTACTTCGTCCGCGCCGGCGGCGTCTACGACCACATCGAGTTCGAAGGCGACCTCACGGCCGACACCGGGCACGGACTGGGCTGGCAAGTCGGCGCCGGGCTCGTCGTCCCCGTCGGGTCGAAGTGGCAACTGATGCCGGGCGTCCGGTATCGCTCGCTCTCGCGTGACCTCGACGTCGGCGACATCACGACGAACCTCGACCTGACCTACGTCACGGTCCACGTGGGCTTCGCGCGGACGTTCTGAACGGGCGGCGCGGGGCAGAGCCGTCCGGGTTCGGTCCCGCGCCTCCTTCCATAGCTGGAGGGGCAGCTGGCGTTGGCGTGGCGGGAGCCGGTCTATCTTGGCGCTCCCCACGCCGAAATCCGTTGAACCCGCCCGCTGCCGTTCCGCTCCGCCGTCCCGTCCTCTACGCCCTCACGGCGCTGACGATGGCGGCCTTCGCCGCGAACTCGGTGCTGTGCCGGCTCGCGTTGCAGACGACGGACGTGGACGCGGCGACGTTTACGTCGGTACGGCTCGCGGCGGGCGCCCTCGCGCTGTGGCTCGTCGTCCGCCTGCGCGGGCGAGGGGTGGCGGGCGGAAGCTGGGCGTCGGCGGCGGCGCTCTTCGTCTACGCGGCGGCGTTCTCGTTCGCGTACCTCTCGCTCACGACGGGGACGGGCGCGCTGCTCCTCTTCGGGGCCGTGCAGCTCACGATGATCGGGTGGGGGCTGGCGCACGGCGAGCGGCTCGGCGGCCGGCAGACGGTGGGCGTGGCGGCGGCGCTCGGCGGGCTCGTCTACCTCGTGTTGCCCGGACTCGAAGCGCCGCCGCTCGGCGCGGCGCTGCTCATGGCGGCGTCGGGCGTGGGGTGGGGCGCGTATTCGCTGCGGGGGCGCGGTTCGCGGAGCCCGGCGGCGGACTCGGCGGGCAACTTCGCTCGGGCGGTGCCGCTAGCGCTCGGGCTCAGCTTCGTCCTCTTCGCGCTGCCAGGAGTGGCGGTGCGGCTCGACGGGTTGGGCATTGCGTATGCCGTGCTCTCGGGCGCGTTCACGTCGGGGCTCGGCTACGTCGTGTGGTACGCCGTGCTGCCGTCGCTGCGGGCGGCGAGCGCGGCGACGGTTCAACTCAGCGTGCCCATCCTCGCCGCGCTCGGCGGGGTGGCGCTCGTCGGCGAGGCGATCACGCTGAGGCTCGCCCTCGCGTCGCTCCTCACGCTCGGCGGCATCGCGCTCGTGCTGCGGGCGCGGTGACGGGCGCGGTCTCGATGGCGTAGGTTTCCGGCTTCGTCCCGATCCGCCCGCCTGCCGTGCTCCGCAAAATCCTTCACATCGACATGGACGCCTTTTATGCGTCGGTCGAGCAGCGCGACGACCCGGCGCTGCGCGGGCGGCCCGTCGTCGTGGGCGGGCGGAGCGAGCGGGGCGTCGTCGCGGCGGCGAGCTATGAGGCGCGGCCGTTCGGGATCCGCAGCGCGATGCCGATGATGTGGGCGCGGCGGCGGTGCCCGGACCTCGTCGTCGTCCCGCCCCGGTTCGACGTGTACAAGGCCGTCAGCGCCGAGGTCCGCGCCGTCTTCCACCGCTACACCGACCTCATGGAGCCGCTCTCACTCGACGAGGCGTACCTCGACGTGACGGAGCCGAAGCTCGGTCCGGCGTCGGGCACGCTCCTCGCCACGCGCATCCGCGAAGAGATCCGCGCGGCGACGGGGCTGAGCGCGAGCGCGGGCGTTTCATTCGGGAAGTTCTTCGCCAAGACGGCGAGCGGCCTCGCCAAGCCCGACGGCCTCCGCGTCGTCACACCCGACGAGGCGCCGGCCCTCGTCGCGTCCCTCGCCGTCGAGGACTTCCACGGCGTCGGGCCGGCGACGGCGAAGCGGCTCCGCGCCCTCGGCATCTGCACGGGCGCGGACGTGCAGGCACGGAGCGAGGACGAACTGCGAGCGCACCTCGGCAAAGTGGGAGGGTGGCTTGCGCGCATCGCCCGGTGCGAGGACGACCGGCCCGTCCGCCCCGACCGCGAGCGGAAGTCGGTCGGCGTCGAGCGGACGTTCGCCTACGACGTGCGCGGGGCGGACGGTCTGCTGCACCAACTCGGCCCGCTCGCCGCCGAGCTCGCCCGCCGGCTCGCCCGGCACGGCGTGGCAGGGCGGACGCTCACGCTCAAGCTCAAAAGCGCCGCCTTCGCCAACTCGTCGCGCAGCACGACGCTGAGCGCGCCCGTCCACGCCGAGCACGACCTGCTCGCGCTCGGCGCCGCGCTCCTCGACCGCCCCGCACCGCCGACGGAGCCGATTCGGCTGCTCGGCCTCACCGCGTCGGGCCTCGTGCCCGCCGACAGCCCGCGCCAACTCGCCCTCCCGCTTCACTCTCCGAACGGGGGATAGACGCAAAAAAGGGCTGCCCCGTTGCCGGAGCAGCCCCTCAGAAGTCGGTGCCTCACGGGGAGGCGGAGACTCGCTTAGCCGAGGCGGGTAACGTTCTCGGCGGCCGGGCCCTTCTGGCCCTGCGTGATCTCGAACTCGACGCGCTCGCCCTCTTGGAGGGTCTTGAAGCCTTCGCCGTTGATCTCGGAGTGGTGGACGAAGCAGTCCTTCGAGCCGTCTTCGGGAGTGACGAAACCGAAGCCTTTGGCGTCGTTGAACCACTTAACTGTTCCTGTCGTGCGCATACTACTGTACCTAAACTTGTTGTGTGCCGGGCGCCTCGGCTCGGTGAATCCGTATCCGCCGGCGGCCCGTCTGAAACGCGAGTCCTGCGCCCCTCGCGATGGGCGTGAGCACAAAAAAAGGACCCAGGTCGATGATCCAGGTCCTTGCAACGCTGGTGCTGCCACTCCGAGGAGTGCGATCTGCTCGATGGGTCATGCTACGAAAAATCCGGCATAAGGTCCCGCGTTCACACCATATTCTTGAATATCGCGGCGGAAGCGCGAGACGGGCTGCCCGCTCTCGCCCGAGGCCGGGCCGTGCGGAGATGGTGGAGCGGCATCCTATATTATTCCAGCCACTTCGCCACCGAACCAGCGCCGTCGCATGTGGACTCAATACGTCATCTCGTTCGGGCTCCTCCTCGGTGCGTGGTCGGGGAGCGCCGCTGCGCAGGATACGAACCGGGGGAACGTGTACCGCTTCATCCTCGGCGTCGACGTGCCGGCCGAGCCCGCGTTCGTCGCCCTCGACCTCGCGCCGACGCGCGTGCTGCGCGGGAGCGCGCCGAAGCCGCTCTCGGCGACGGTGACGGGGACGTTCGCGGATGACACGATGCCTGCGGGGGTAGCGGTCAGCGTTGCGCCGTATTTCCTCGCGGGCGGCGGGATCCGTACGATGGAATCCTATCGCTCCCGCTCCGTCGGCGGCCGGCTGCTGCGAGTATTCACTAAAACCGTCGTGTCGTTCGGCGCTGCGCAGGCGCGCGGCGATCCGTCGGCGACGCTCGTCGGGCTTGCGGTCCGCTCGACGTTCCACGACCCGCACGACCCCGCGCTGAACTCGTCGCTGCCGGAAGATGTGGCGGCGCTCGTTGGCCACGACGTCCCCGCTGCGGAGGAAGACGTGGGCGGGTACGGTTCCGACCTCACGGTGGCGTACGCCCGCGCCCGTCGCGCGATGCGGGCGCGGAGCGGCGGCGGCGATCCGCAGGTCTCAGGCGGTTGGGGGATGGCAGGCCGGCTGGGCGGCGGCGTCTGGGGCCGCGACAGCCTCGGCACGCTCCGGCACACGTTCTGGCTCGGCGCCCAGGTCACGCTCAACCGCCGGTTCGACGTGCTCGGGACGGTCCACCTCCGCGATGCCTTCGGGTCGGAATACGCCCTCGTCGGAGCGGCGCTGCTGCGGAAGACGACGGCGCTGGACCTCATCGCCGAAGTCGTCTACGACACGGCGAGCCAGAGCCTGCATCCCAGCCTCGCGCTCGGCGCCCGCGTCCTCCCTAACGTCGGCGTCACGGCTGCGCTGACGACGCAGGTCCCGTTTGATGACCCCCGCGACGGACCACGTACGCTCGGTTTCCGAGCCTCCGTCCAGTGGTTTTACGCCTCCGACCGTTGATTCACCGACCTCCGAATCGCCATGACGCACGTCCGCCAACTCCGCCCGCTCCTCTTCGTTCTCGTCCTCACGACGCTCGCCGGTTGCTACTCTCACCGCGTCTCGGTCATCGGCACGAACCCCGGCGGGACGACTCCGCCCGCCACCGACTACGAGGGCACGATCGCGTGGTCGTTCCTGTGGGGCGTCGCCGAAAAAGTGCCGATCCCTTCGAACTGCCAGGGCCAGCCGCTCACCGAAGTCAAGGCGTCGTCGAACCTCGCCTTCGACCTGCTCACCGTCGCCACGCTCGGCGCCGTCGCGCCGGTCCGGCTCGATTGGCTCTGCGCGCGGCCGACGCCCGCCGAGGGCGAATTCCCGATCCCGTCCGACACGCCGCCCGATAATCTGCCCGAGAGGTCGCCCGATGCCCCCTGATCTCGACCCCATCATCCACACCGTCAAAAACCGGAAGTGGGAGAACTTCCACCGGACGGTGAATCAGAAGGTCGCCCGGCTCGTGGACGTGTGGAACGCCCGGCCGAACGTGGCCTCGTTCCCGGCCTACAACGCCACGACGGTCGCGTTGCAAGGGCTCATCGGCGAGGCGATCGCCGAGGGGCTGCGGCTGCGCGCGCTCGGCGGCGGGTGGTCGTTCACGCCCGTCGCGTTCACCGAGGGCGTCCTCGTCAACACGCGCCCGCTGAACTACCAGTTCAGGCTGGCCGACCAGAACCTCCACCCGGACTGCGGGCTCTCGGCGGACCACCTCGTCTTCGCGCAGTGCGGCGTGTCGGTCGCCGAGCTGAACACGAACCTGCGGGCGCGCGGCAAGTCGCTCCGCACGTCGGGCGCGAGCAACGGGCAGACGATCGCCGGCGCGCTCTCGACGGGCACGCACGGCTCGGCGCTCGGGGTGGGCGGGATGCAGGACTCCGTCGTCGCGCTGCACCTCATCACGTCGCCGGACCGTGATGTGTGGCTCGAACGGGCGTCGGCCCCCGTGCTCGGTGATGCGAGCGTGCAGTTCCTCGGCGCCGAGGTCGTGCGCGACGATGCGCTCTTCGAGGCGGCGCTCGTGAGCTTCGGCAGCTTCGGGATCCTCCACGGCGTCGTGCTCGAAGTCGACGACCTCTTCTACCTCCAGCAGTACCGCCGCCAACACCCGGAATCGCCCGCGACGTGGGCCGCCATTGAGCACCTCGACTTCTCCGGGCTCCAGCACCTCGGCCGTGATCCGAGCGTCCGCCCATACTTCTTCCAGGCCGTCTACAACCCGTACGACCGCGCCGACGGTCCGTACTTCACGATGATGTACCGCGAGGCCGCGCGACCCGCCGACTGCGTCCCCCGCAGCCGCGCCGGCGCGTGGCGCCCCGGCGACAGCGCCGCCGACGTGATCGCCCGGCTCACCGACGTCAGCCCCGAGCTGTCGCCCGCGCTCGTCAACGCCCTGCTCCCGCAGCAGTACGGCGACGTCGAGGGCGTGTGCGGGACGTGGGGCGAGATGTTCTGGGATACGTCGACGCGGGGCCGCGTGGCGAGCACGGCGATGGGGCTCCCGCTCGACCGCGTGCGCGAAGGGCTCGACGCCCTCTTCGAACTGAATGCGACGCACACCGTCCCCGCGCTCTTCGCCGTCCGCTACGTCCGCGCCTCGCCCGCGCCACTCGCCTTCACCTGCCACCCCGAGCACACCGCCGTCCTCGAGATCGACGGGCCGCACTCGAAGCGGATGTTGAAATTCTACGACGCGGTGTGGGAGCGGCTGCGCGATCTCGGCATCCCCGTCACGTTCCACTGGGGCAAGCTGCTCCCGCTCGACGCGACGGCCACCGACGGCTACGGCGCGGCCCGCGTCGAGGCGTGGCGCGACGCCCGCCACACGCTGCTCCCGACGCCCGAACTGCGGGCGGCGTTCACGAACGAGATGCTCGAACAGATCGGCCTCGACGGGTGAGGATCGCTGGACGAAGGCGAGGCGCACGGCGAACAAATCCGACGGCGCAGGGTCCAACGGATCCGCTCTCGATCTCTGCCCCTCCGTTATGTCCCGTCTCCCGCTCTGCCTCGCGCTCGCGCTCGCCGCGATGCTGTGGGCCGGTTGCCGCACCACCCTCCCCAACACGCCACCCGCCGTCCCGCCCGAGGCCACGACGCTCATCCTCACCGACGACGAGATGCCGCGCGTGCTCTACGCCTCCGCGTGGGGCGCCTTCGCCGAAGCCGGCTGGGATGTGACGGAGTATGACTCCGACGTGCTCCGGTTCGTGGCGCGGCGCGGGGGGATGGACGGCGAGGCCGAGGTCAACATCGAGTCGAACGCGCCGCGCGGGATTGCCGAGCAGGGGCGGATCGTGGTGAGCGTGGACCCCGCCGATTCGGACGCGCACGCCGTCCTGCTCGCCGCCGCCCGCGCGCTCGCCACCGTGCCCGGCCGCCTCTCCTTCCGCTGACCGTCTCCCCCGAGGGTGCCATGCCCCGCTCGCTCCGCCCCGCGCTCCTGCTCGTCGTGCTCGCCGCCGGGTGCGGCCCGACGCGGATCCCGCCGCCGCCCGCCACCTTCGACACGATCGTGCTGACGAGCGACTTCGCCGCGAACAAGCTCTACGCCGACGCTCTCGCGGCGTTCGTCCGCAACAACTGGGAATCGGTCCCCGACGAGACCGGCGGGCTGACGCTGCTGATCCTCCCCGACGGCGCCTCGGTCGACCCCGGCAAGCCCGATCTCCTACTTCGCGTCCTCGTGCAGCCGCTCGACCCCGAGACGGGCGAGCCCGTGCCCGACGACCTCGCCGAGTTGGAATACGGCGGCCCTGACCTCGCCCGGCGCGAGCTCGAAGACCGGCTCCTCGAGCAGAACGACGTCGACAGCCTCCGTGCCCTCGCCCGGCTCGACCCGACGAACGTCGGCAGCGCCGTGCTGACGGCGACGGTGGACGAGGTGAGCCCGGCGACGCGGGACGTGCTCGTCCGCGCCGCCAAGATCCTCGCCAGCGTCTCGGGCACGATCACGTACCGCTAGCGCGCCACCTCTTTTCTCCTCTCTCGATGGACTGGATCGACCTCCTGCAGTGGCCCGCGATGGCCGTCACCGTCGTTGCCACGGGGCTCGTCGGCACGCAGCGGCCCGGCTGGCGCGAGGCTGGCTTCTGGCTGTTCCTCGCCTCGAACGCGCTCTGGATCGCGTGGGGCTGGCACGACGCGGCGTGGGCGCTCGTCGTGCTCCAAGTGGTGCTCATCGGGTTCAACGTGCGCGGCGCGTACTCGAATGAGGAGGAGCGCGAGGAGGAGCAGGACGACGAGGCGTAGCCTACTTTACGATCTCCCGTCACCAATCCCTTCGCCCGATGGACGACCTCCAGACCCGCTTCGACGAAGCCGCCGACGCCGCGCAGAACCTCGACGAGCGGCCCGATAACGCCACGCTCCTCCGGCTCTACGCCCTCTACAAGCAGGCCACGGCCGGCGATGTGGAGGGCAAGCGCCCCGGCTTCACCGACTTCGCCGGCCGCGCCAAGTACGACGCCTGGGCCGAGCTCGAAGGGACCGACCCCGACGAGGCGAAGCGGGACTACGTCGTGCTCGTGGAGGAGCTCACCGGCTGAGCGATGCCGGGCCGGCGGGGTTATCTTCGGGCCGCCCTGCTGCCGCCGCTCTCCCACCGCCTGGACGCACGGACGTCTCCTCCTCGGCATCGCCGAGGGGCGCGGGCTCGGCTGCGCCGAGCCTCCGCACGTGAGCGCCTCGCCCGCCCAGGGCCGACGTTGAGGCGGGCCGCATCCACGCCGACCGCTCGCTGTCTCCTTCGGCTTCGCCCAACGCCCACCGTATGCCCCCGCCCTCCGAGAAGCTCCAGCGCACACTGACGCTGTTCGACGTCTACGCCATCAGCACGGGCGCGATGTTCAGCTCGGGGTTCTTCCTCCTCCCCGGCCTCGCCACGGCAAAGGCGGGGCCGGCCGCCATCCTCGCCTACTTCCTCGCCGGCGTGCTCGTGCTGCCGGCCATGTTCAGCCAGGCCGAACTCGCGACGGCGATGCCGAAGGCGGGGGGGACGTACTACTTCCTCGACCGCAGCCTCGGCCCGGTCGCGGGCACGGTCGGCGGGCTGGGGACGTGGCTCGCGCTCATCTTCAAGAGCGCCTTCGCGCTGATCGGGATGGGAGCGTACCTCGTCCTCTTCCTCGACCTCCCCATCAAGCCGGTCGCCCTCGCCCTGACCGCGGCCTTCACGGTGCTGAACATCTTCGGGGCGAAGGAGACGAGCGGGCTCCAGCGCATCCTCGTGGTGACGATCGTCGGCGTGCTGGCCTTCTTCGTGGCGCAGGGGCTCTTGGAGATCTTTTCGGGCGACGTGGCAGCGACGCACCGCCTCCAGTTCGAGCCGTTCCTGCCGTTCGGCACCGGCAGCCTCGTCGCGACGATCGGCCTCGTGTTTGTCTCCTACGCCGGGCTGACGAAGGTGGCGAGCGTGGCCGAGGAGGTGCAGGACCCCGACCGCAACATCCCGCTCGGGATGTTCCTCTCGCTCGCGACGGCGACGCTGCTCTACGTCGTCGGCGTCTACATCATGGTCGCCGTCCTCGACCCGGTCGAGCTCCGCGCGGACCTCACGCCGGTGGCTACGGCGGCCGAGGCGTTCTTCGACTGGTTCCCGGAGCCGGTCGGGCTCATCCTCATCGTGGCTGCGGCGATCGCGGCGTTCGCCTCCACGGCGAACGCGGGCATCCTCTCCGCCTCGCGTTACCCCCTCGCGATGGGGCGGGACCACCTCGTGACGCCGCGGTTCGCACACATCGGGAAGACGGGGACGCCGGTCCTCTCCATCCTCGTCACGTCCGCGCTGATGGTCCTCATCATCGTGGCGTTCTCGGCCGAGGGCGTCGCCAAGCTCGCGAGCGCGTTCAACCTCCTCGTCTTCGGCCTCCTCAACCTCAGCGTGATCGTGATGCGCGAGAGCCGGATCCCGTCGTACGTGCCGGGCTACCGCTCGCCGCTCTACCCGTGGATGCAGATCGCGGGCATCGTCACCGCCGCCGTCCTCATCACGACGATGGGCGCGCTCTCGATCGGGTTCACGCTCGCCGTGATCGTCGTCGGCATCGCGTGGTACTTCTACTACGCCAGCGCCCACGTCGAGCGCGAGGGGGCGATTTACCACTTGTTCGAGCGGCTCGGGCGGCGGCGCGACGAGGGGCTCGACAGCGAACTGCGGACGATCCTGAAAGAGAAGGGGATGCGCGACGAGGCCCCGTTCGAGAGCCTCGTCACCCGCGCCGCCGTGCTCGACCTCGACGCATCGGTGCCGTACGAAGCGCTCATCGACCGGAGCGCGGCCGTGCTCGCCGACCGCCTCGGTGTGCCCGCCGAGCGGCTCCGGCAGGGGTTCATCGACGCGTCGAGCTACGGGGCGACGCCCGTCGTGGCGGGCGCGGCGCTGCCGCACCTCCGCCTGCCCGACATCGCGCAGGCGGAGCTCGCGCTCGTCCGCTGCCGCGCGGGCATCCGGCTCGAAACGGTCGCCGAGGAGGCGGACGGCACGCGCGCGGCGTCGGAGGCGGTCTACGCCATCTTCTTCCTCGTCAGCCCGGCCGGCCATCCCGGCACGCACCTCCGCATGCTCGCCGGCCTCGCGAGCCGGCTCGACGAGGAGCACTTCATGGAGGAGTGGCAGGCGGCGACGAACGAGAAGGAGCTGAAGGAGGCGCTCCTCCACCACGAGCGCTACCTCTCGCTCCACCTCGACCCCGGCACGGCCGCCGCGGATTTCGTCGGGAAGGCGCTGCGCGAGCTCCGGCTCCCGCCCGGCAACCTCGTCGCGCTCGTCCGGCGGCGCGGCCGGCTCCTCGTGCCGAGCGGCAGCACCGTGCTCGAAGAGGGCGATCAGATCACGCTCATCGGGAATCCCGAGGGCATCGCCCGGCTCTACGAGACGTACGGCTGAGCCAGGCCCGGGCGTACCTTTCGTTCCCTCTCCCCGCCATCCGATCTCCGTCATCCGAACCATCCCATGCGCCCGCTCCCGTTCCGCCCGCTCGTCGCCCTCGTCCTGCTCGCCGCCCTCACCCTCGGCGGCTGCTCCAGCCGCGCCGCCCTCGACGAGGGGCCGAGCGAGATCGAGCTGCTCCGCGAAGACCTCAACGCGGCCTACGCCGAGATCGACCGCTTGAAGGCGCAGAATGCGTCAATGGAGCGGCAGCTCCGCGAGGCGATGGACCGCGCCGCTGGCGGGGCCAGCAACGGCGAGCGCGGCGAGACGGTCGCCGTGCTCCCGACGGACATCCTCTTCGCCTCCGGCAGCGCCGAGCTCACGCCGGAGGGTGTCGCCGAGCTCGCCAACGTCGCCGCCCGCCTCCGGGCCGAGTATCCCGGCCGCGAAGTCCGCATCGAAGGCTCGACCGACGACAAGCCGATCGGGCCGAACCTGCAGTCGAAGTACCCGAGCAACTGGGAGCTCTCGGCCGCGCGCGCGAGCATGGTCGCCCGCCACCTCCAGTGGACCCACAACCTCGAGGGGACGGACATGGAAGTCGTCGGGCTGGCGCAGTACCACCCGCTGACGTCGAACGCGACGCCGGAAGGGCGGCAGCAGAACCGCCGCGTCCGCATCGCGGTGATGGGCGAATAAGCGAACCCTCTGGGCGAGCGAGCCCGGTGCGTCCGAGAAACGTGCCGCGCCCCACCTGCCATGGCCCCATCGAACGCCGCGCCGACGCGCCCCGTCGCGGAGACCCTCACGGAGTACGGCCGCGGGCTGGCCGGGGGCCTCCTGTTCAGCCTCCCCCTCCTCTACACGATGGAGGTCTGGTGGCAGGGGCACCTCGCGCCGCCGGGCCGGCAACTCGCCTACGTCGTCGGGATGTTTGGCCTGCTGGTGGCCTACACCCACGTTGTCGGATTGAGACAGGATCGGAGCCTGCAGGAGAACCTCCACGAGGCGCTCGAAGCCGTCGCGCTGGGCCTGTTCGCCGCGGCCGTCGTCCTGACATTGGCGGGCCGGCTGTCGCTGGAAGGCATCTCGGCCGTGACCTTGGGGAAGCTGACGATGGAGGGGATGGTGACTGCCATCGGCGTGGCCGTCGGGACGACCCAGCTTGGGGCGAGCGAGGGGGAACAGGACTCGGGCGAGGAGAGGGACGAGCCGGAGCCGCGCGGCCTGCTGGCCGAGGTGGCCTTCGCCCTGCTCGGGGCCGTGCTCGTCGCATCGAACGTGGCACCGACCGAGGAGATCTTGCTCATCGCGGTCGAGACACACACGGTATCGCTGCTGCTGATCGTCGTGCTGTCGCTCGGGTTCGCGCTGGGCATGGTGCGGTACGCGGGGTTCCGGGGAGCCGGCCGGCTGGAGGACGACCCGCTGGCCGGGCACCCACTCTGGGGTAGCGTGGTCACGTACGCCGCCGCCCTCGCGGCCTCGGCGGCGATGCTATGGGCGTTCGGCCGGTTCGACGGGGCGGGGTGGTCCGAAGTGGTGCGGCAGATCGTCGTGCTCGGGTTGCCGGCCGTCCTCGGCGCGGCGGCCGGCCGGCTTCTGCTCGGGGGGGAACCGTCATGAGCGACGAAAAGCAACGGGCCAACGTGCTGGAGAAGATCGTCGCCGGACTCGGGGCGCTGCTGCTCCTCGCCGTCGTCGCACTCCTCGTGCTCGATCTCGCGAGCCACGCGGGCGAGCCGGCCGATCTCCGGGTGGCGCTCGGGGCGCCGGTCTCTCGAAGCGGACAGGTGTTCGTGCCGGTGCGCGTGCGGAACGTGGGCGGGCACACAGCGGAGGAAGCGGTGATCGAAGTCTGCGCGAGTAGCTCGAATTGCGCCACGGTGTCCTTCTCGTATGTCCCCCGCGGCTCGGCGCGCGAGGGAGTAGTCGGCTTACGGGCTCCGCTGGAGGCAGCGCCCACGGCCCGTGTGACGAGCTACCGTACGCCGTGAGGGGGAGGCGCCCGCGTCGCGGGCTCGTCAGCGTGGAGAGGCCCGGAGCCCGACGCGCGCTGATGGGTTAGACCCGGGCGCCGTCACGCTCTTCCGACCATGCTCGTCCCCTTCCTCGCCGCGCTCTTCCTCGCCACCGTCCACGTCTTCGCGGGCAAGCTCCGCTTCCTCGACGCCGTCCCGCGCTCGGTGTGGCTCTCGGGGGCGGGCGGGGCGAGCGTGGCGTACGTCTTCCTCCACCTCCTCCCCGAACTCGCCCACGGGCAGGAGACGCTCGCCGAGGCGATGGGCGAGGCGCTCCACTTCCTCGACGCGCACGTGTGGATCCTGGCGCTCGTCGGGCTCTCCGCGTTCTACGGGCTCGACAAAGCGGCGCGGGAGAGCGAGGGCGAAGGCGAGCACGTCGAGCGCGGCGTGTTCTGGCTCCACGTCGTCTCGTTCGGGCTCTACAACGCGATCATCGGCTACCTCTTGCTCCACCGCGAGGACCCGACGCCCGCCGCCCTCGCGACGTACACCACCGCGATGGCGCTCCACTTCGTCGTCAACGACTACGGGCTGCGGCAGAACCACCCGCGCCTCTACCACCGCATCGGGCGGTGGCTGCTCGGCGCGGCGGTCGTCGCGGGCTGGGTCGTGGCGGCGCTCGTCCGGTTACCCGAGCCGGTCGTCGTGGGCGCGGTGGCGTTCCTCGGCGGCGGCGTGATCCTCAACGTGATGAAGGAGGAACTCCCCGAGGACCGGAAGAGCCGGTTCCTCCCGTTCGCTG contains:
- a CDS encoding DUF6544 family protein; translated protein: MRHPVLWTLTAAAALGVAGLGTRRVRSDRRAAHIEADLLAGPSAPGVFSSDTIVGLPEPAQRYLRHAIAPGTPLVPAVRLEMTGTMTPTPDAARVALRAVEVLAPRRGFVWTAEARMVRVPVRVRDHYFEGEGGVHVALLGLVPLPFSGAPEDLARSARGRLVGEAVWCPTALVGPGVLWEAVDADRARFTLAVDGVPICVTIRVGPDGALREVTLDRWGDVGVAGFRPIPYGFAVEAEATFGGVTIPTRIRGGWWFGTDRFDPATAATFTVASARFGAP
- the dinB gene encoding DNA polymerase IV: MLRKILHIDMDAFYASVEQRDDPALRGRPVVVGGRSERGVVAAASYEARPFGIRSAMPMMWARRRCPDLVVVPPRFDVYKAVSAEVRAVFHRYTDLMEPLSLDEAYLDVTEPKLGPASGTLLATRIREEIRAATGLSASAGVSFGKFFAKTASGLAKPDGLRVVTPDEAPALVASLAVEDFHGVGPATAKRLRALGICTGADVQARSEDELRAHLGKVGGWLARIARCEDDRPVRPDRERKSVGVERTFAYDVRGADGLLHQLGPLAAELARRLARHGVAGRTLTLKLKSAAFANSSRSTTLSAPVHAEHDLLALGAALLDRPAPPTEPIRLLGLTASGLVPADSPRQLALPLHSPNGG
- a CDS encoding FAD-binding protein encodes the protein MPPDLDPIIHTVKNRKWENFHRTVNQKVARLVDVWNARPNVASFPAYNATTVALQGLIGEAIAEGLRLRALGGGWSFTPVAFTEGVLVNTRPLNYQFRLADQNLHPDCGLSADHLVFAQCGVSVAELNTNLRARGKSLRTSGASNGQTIAGALSTGTHGSALGVGGMQDSVVALHLITSPDRDVWLERASAPVLGDASVQFLGAEVVRDDALFEAALVSFGSFGILHGVVLEVDDLFYLQQYRRQHPESPATWAAIEHLDFSGLQHLGRDPSVRPYFFQAVYNPYDRADGPYFTMMYREAARPADCVPRSRAGAWRPGDSAADVIARLTDVSPELSPALVNALLPQQYGDVEGVCGTWGEMFWDTSTRGRVASTAMGLPLDRVREGLDALFELNATHTVPALFAVRYVRASPAPLAFTCHPEHTAVLEIDGPHSKRMLKFYDAVWERLRDLGIPVTFHWGKLLPLDATATDGYGAARVEAWRDARHTLLPTPELRAAFTNEMLEQIGLDG
- a CDS encoding DMT family transporter — translated: MAAFAANSVLCRLALQTTDVDAATFTSVRLAAGALALWLVVRLRGRGVAGGSWASAAALFVYAAAFSFAYLSLTTGTGALLLFGAVQLTMIGWGLAHGERLGGRQTVGVAAALGGLVYLVLPGLEAPPLGAALLMAASGVGWGAYSLRGRGSRSPAADSAGNFARAVPLALGLSFVLFALPGVAVRLDGLGIAYAVLSGAFTSGLGYVVWYAVLPSLRAASAATVQLSVPILAALGGVALVGEAITLRLALASLLTLGGIALVLRAR
- a CDS encoding cold shock domain-containing protein; translation: MRTTGTVKWFNDAKGFGFVTPEDGSKDCFVHHSEINGEGFKTLQEGERVEFEITQGQKGPAAENVTRLG
- a CDS encoding outer membrane beta-barrel protein produces the protein MRHALAFTLALLVLSSSAFAQDRVLTHDRFSVEIGGDAAFATQDLGAADLGTGFGFDVAVAYRFMPHLSAYGGWGWHHFGADGLFTGMDMDAEETGYTFGLLFAHPLGSSPLGYFVRAGGVYDHIEFEGDLTADTGHGLGWQVGAGLVVPVGSKWQLMPGVRYRSLSRDLDVGDITTNLDLTYVTVHVGFARTF
- a CDS encoding acyl-CoA-binding protein translates to MDDLQTRFDEAADAAQNLDERPDNATLLRLYALYKQATAGDVEGKRPGFTDFAGRAKYDAWAELEGTDPDEAKRDYVVLVEELTG